In Nitrospira sp., a single genomic region encodes these proteins:
- a CDS encoding DUF445 domain-containing protein — MDGDYPMIGDDPSAAFRRTRLLATGLLLFMAVLFFVALLGEQRYPMLGWLRAFAEAAMIGALADWYAVTALFKRPMGLPIPHTEIIPRNKDRIASSIGSLTQRKLVTPEAIGRLVESWHIPEELTAVLVDPRRREALTQELAGLLARMLEVSEDAAVQRFIRHLATRLLDGLTVAPLTRQLVSSVLHSLQRDRLFNDALALAIEYVDRHRDPLSNMVAQKLPWSRLLSLVHLDKRVARRMIGWFRSVLRDVQDHPDDSVRQSAEQWFVSSHDGSQQVTAIKELLTSPILLQVIDHSWHRLKHWLLVDLKQEHSETRAYLDAALAGLGDTLKRDEDVVRLFQEGLQNLVVDLATRHRDRIGELVTNTVRDWSIAHMVETIEREVGKDLQFIRINGTVVGGMIGLLLYAVAMLFSKM; from the coding sequence ATGGACGGCGACTATCCGATGATCGGGGACGACCCCTCGGCCGCGTTTCGGCGTACACGACTGCTCGCGACGGGACTTCTGCTGTTCATGGCGGTGTTGTTCTTCGTCGCGCTCTTGGGCGAACAGCGATATCCGATGCTGGGCTGGCTCCGCGCGTTTGCTGAAGCGGCCATGATCGGTGCGCTTGCCGACTGGTATGCCGTCACGGCGCTGTTCAAGCGACCCATGGGATTGCCCATCCCACACACCGAAATCATCCCGCGCAACAAGGATCGCATCGCCTCGAGTATTGGAAGTCTGACTCAACGCAAGCTGGTCACCCCGGAGGCTATCGGCAGACTGGTGGAGTCGTGGCACATTCCGGAAGAATTGACGGCAGTGCTCGTCGATCCACGGCGGAGAGAGGCGCTCACCCAGGAACTCGCCGGCTTGCTGGCCCGCATGCTCGAAGTTTCTGAGGATGCGGCCGTGCAGCGGTTCATCCGTCACCTTGCGACCAGGTTGCTCGATGGTCTGACGGTGGCGCCGCTGACGCGACAGCTCGTTTCGAGTGTCTTGCACAGCCTCCAACGCGATCGGTTATTCAACGACGCGCTGGCCCTCGCCATCGAATATGTCGATAGGCATCGAGATCCCTTGTCCAACATGGTCGCTCAGAAACTGCCTTGGTCGCGATTGCTCAGCTTGGTGCATCTCGACAAGCGAGTCGCCAGGCGGATGATCGGGTGGTTTCGCTCGGTGTTACGGGACGTGCAGGATCATCCGGACGATTCCGTGAGGCAGAGCGCGGAGCAGTGGTTCGTATCCTCTCACGATGGGTCGCAGCAGGTCACGGCGATCAAGGAGTTGTTGACATCTCCTATTCTGCTGCAGGTCATCGACCATTCCTGGCACCGCCTGAAGCACTGGCTGCTCGTGGATTTGAAGCAGGAGCATTCGGAGACCCGCGCCTATCTCGATGCAGCATTGGCCGGTCTCGGCGACACGCTCAAGCGAGATGAGGACGTCGTGAGATTATTTCAAGAGGGGTTACAGAATCTGGTGGTCGATCTTGCCACGAGGCACCGAGACAGAATCGGCGAACTCGTCACCAACACGGTCCGCGATTGGTCTATCGCGCACATGGTGGAAACGATCGAGCGAGAGGTCGGCAAAGATCTGCAATTCATTCGCATCAACGGAACAGTGGTCGGGGGGATGATCGGCCTTCTCCTCTATGCCGTCGCGATGCTTTTCAGCAAGATGTAA
- a CDS encoding OmpA family protein, whose protein sequence is MMKKSTEIALMGILAVTVLSLQACSSLYGSGTGDEQASRRERIDEPVIKHIAPADPSTASRRSGPTMRAELAARNDTGMSKGSLLDVLFDFDRYTIRPDAVPVLEANAKRLRREGVAGLLLEGRGDEIGTAAYNMVLGEMRARNVKHYLEDLGLDVEVDTTSYGKDRPLCFRHDEDCMQVNRSVHFVVKP, encoded by the coding sequence ATGATGAAAAAGTCCACCGAGATCGCGCTGATGGGGATTCTGGCTGTGACGGTTTTGAGCCTGCAGGCTTGCAGCAGTCTCTATGGATCCGGCACCGGTGACGAACAGGCATCTCGTAGAGAGCGGATCGACGAGCCTGTCATTAAGCACATCGCGCCGGCCGATCCGAGCACGGCTTCCCGGCGGTCCGGTCCGACGATGCGCGCGGAGTTGGCGGCCAGAAATGACACGGGGATGTCCAAGGGCTCACTGCTGGACGTGCTGTTCGATTTCGACCGGTACACGATTCGACCCGACGCGGTTCCGGTGCTGGAGGCCAACGCCAAGCGCCTGCGTCGGGAGGGAGTCGCGGGCCTGCTGCTTGAAGGACGGGGAGACGAAATCGGAACCGCCGCCTACAACATGGTGTTGGGGGAAATGCGCGCCAGAAACGTGAAACATTACCTCGAGGACCTCGGATTAGACGTCGAGGTCGATACGACCAGCTACGGAAAGGACCGCCCCCTATGCTTCCGGCACGATGAGGATTGCATGCAGGTCAACCGGAGCGTGCATTTCGTCGTCAAACCGTAG
- a CDS encoding DUF3015 domain-containing protein produces the protein MKFRAIGSVVLCLCALLFQHEARAASVSDNGPGCGLGKLAWTDYGNPKQIAPQVMMATTNATFGSQTFGISSGTSGCSNDGVIMKNKHINIASHAFDRLAEDMARGTGEHLASLATLLGVPEEAQPAFFALVQERYQSLVGPEDATAITLLKVLQTAMAERPALAHLSFVGEDVGGPN, from the coding sequence ATGAAATTCCGAGCGATAGGATCTGTAGTGTTGTGTTTATGTGCGCTGCTGTTCCAGCACGAAGCGCGCGCGGCAAGCGTTTCGGACAACGGTCCGGGGTGCGGTCTGGGTAAGCTCGCCTGGACGGACTATGGGAATCCAAAGCAGATCGCGCCCCAGGTGATGATGGCCACGACGAACGCCACGTTCGGCAGCCAGACGTTCGGCATCTCCTCCGGCACATCCGGCTGCAGCAACGACGGCGTGATTATGAAAAACAAGCACATCAACATCGCCAGTCATGCCTTCGATCGTCTGGCCGAGGACATGGCTCGTGGGACAGGCGAACATCTGGCGTCGCTGGCGACGCTGCTCGGGGTACCGGAGGAGGCGCAGCCGGCATTCTTCGCGCTCGTCCAAGAGCGGTATCAAAGCCTGGTCGGACCGGAGGACGCGACGGCGATCACACTGCTCAAGGTGTTGCAGACCGCGATGGCGGAACGCCCCGCGCTCGCCCACCTGTCGTTCGTCGGCGAGGATGTAGGAGGACCGAACTGA